In one window of Kitasatospora sp. MMS16-BH015 DNA:
- a CDS encoding dsDNA nuclease domain-containing protein, which produces MTDPLDIPAPDNTGTVTLRRFTYQEKVAARYVIAMLGDGGSIHHVTCEHIEDVVIATDHPANRSDVLWDFLQVKTKDDPTPWGLSDIIAKGALKSLWRTYLAVRARGLEYLLTVAVEGFLDPADDALTALARGAGADHPKCLARVSKHLKAQEADVSACLSFVRVRTMPRREHIDDQSLASLTELAPAVSVGEQRAVYLEVLNRVHEAMQGQAGASWKEKLGVEPPSEALLRKRLAPSSVYDLGQRLRRPDHVLLAAYSERIDAVETNLVRKLRRGGASEEMIHEAQFLRSEADGRRLSDLALGAWPEDPRVEQDLDTRLLITATRIARRHQDRGHRPADHIWDDLMQEINSTASELDRRPLYAKDPLLLMGRACSVSDECHFGWGVATSDG; this is translated from the coding sequence GTGACGGACCCGCTCGACATCCCGGCGCCCGACAACACCGGCACCGTCACCCTGCGCCGGTTCACCTACCAGGAGAAGGTGGCCGCAAGGTACGTGATCGCCATGCTGGGCGACGGGGGCAGCATTCACCACGTCACGTGCGAGCACATCGAGGACGTCGTCATCGCAACTGACCACCCCGCGAATCGCTCTGATGTGCTGTGGGACTTCCTCCAGGTGAAGACGAAGGACGATCCAACTCCCTGGGGCCTGTCTGACATCATCGCCAAGGGTGCCCTGAAGAGCCTGTGGCGGACCTACTTGGCAGTCCGTGCCCGTGGGCTTGAGTACCTGCTGACCGTGGCCGTCGAGGGGTTTCTCGACCCAGCGGACGATGCGCTCACGGCCCTTGCACGAGGAGCTGGCGCGGACCACCCGAAGTGCCTGGCTCGCGTCTCGAAGCACCTCAAAGCGCAAGAAGCGGATGTTTCCGCATGTCTATCGTTCGTCAGAGTGCGAACGATGCCACGCCGTGAGCACATCGACGATCAGAGCCTGGCGAGTCTGACCGAGCTGGCACCTGCCGTGAGTGTCGGCGAGCAGCGGGCCGTATACCTGGAGGTCTTGAATCGGGTCCATGAGGCCATGCAGGGACAGGCTGGCGCCAGCTGGAAGGAGAAGCTGGGAGTCGAACCCCCGAGCGAGGCTCTGCTGCGCAAGCGGCTGGCACCCAGCTCGGTGTACGACCTTGGACAGCGCCTGCGGCGCCCGGATCACGTGCTGCTGGCTGCCTACTCGGAGCGTATCGACGCGGTCGAGACCAACCTTGTCCGGAAATTGCGTCGTGGCGGTGCCTCGGAGGAGATGATCCACGAGGCGCAGTTCCTGCGTTCCGAGGCGGACGGGCGGCGGTTGAGCGACTTGGCCCTTGGCGCTTGGCCGGAGGATCCCCGCGTCGAGCAGGATCTGGACACCCGCTTGTTGATCACTGCCACCCGTATCGCCCGCCGACACCAAGACCGGGGCCACCGGCCCGCGGACCACATCTGGGACGACCTGATGCAGGAGATCAACTCGACCGCCAGCGAGCTCGACCGCCGGCCGCTCTACGCCAAGGACCCGTTGCTCCTCATGGGCCGGGCCTGCTCGGTGTCGGACGAGTGCCACTTCGGCTGGGGGGTGGCGACCAGTGACGGCTGA
- a CDS encoding DEAD/DEAH box helicase family protein, protein MAQESSELESRFPDLALASANFGFLLPYEPLLVLHGAACEARASAAPADSVAAARQFGEVLAVKLGQLTGVRLPVGDQSARLQTLARAGVLTAQVLAAFKDLHGFDGGELDEEETAAHLLDCCFTLAVWFFRALTGDAEPMAFVHTEASDLRVLAQQVAVLEAALPRLRREFDRVAPASLSAAEREQLIVSARDASYEPLREADIASGVQRRLAKAGWDVLGAGAEDELNRSLGCVLVGPRLAGGHRADMLLTVGGQVVGIIECKRDGTDLTDAMEQAGALAEAATGSSPWPVWRSPLPYRYVSDGRRLLFCDANEPEPHPRLVSGFHQPRTLARWQREAEADGAAPTYRARQAAYLQRQDEGFDQLRIAQRRAVRAIEQALAAGQRRALVQMATGSGASFTGVFTAYRQLHYARAGRILFVTDRKLAVHQLIAQLSQFSMPDGGRPLDDVYHVQELTAHGLAPSASVAVATVQRLSAMLADTPAPEDGSESVAAYETAERQAHSDATPLEVSYCEALPPDAFDLIIVDDCHRALYGQRRALLEYFDAPVVGFSATPTATVLGFFKGNLVESYSYEQAVADGVAVDYSLYQIQVDGDRQPAFATPVDAVGVQARSSRRARYEDLDDELAFTAGQGPARAVPSERLAKVVTAFRNALPTLFPDRMQHGSGLLAVPKTMVLAQDGLHADEVVERVRDVFGAGDVFCQRITPRDAYAAELLREFRTTPQFRIAVVTDLISGNSDMRVMECLLILREVRSAAYYEQLLAMGTQTISSAELRAVTPGADAKAQLVVVDAAGASRHLQPLVNVTDASGQRGRDALERLLHRATDGRATPQETAELAVRLARLIPALSDADGAEIRKLAGRPLQELVTRLLDSVNSDHLASLRRAGGKRAVEDERREALNPLTEDLQLQEVLLDLYDRPTPAPGTTSGSRGRRQDTTVGRRLDEFVERSGPFNSAQLWWIEKIADVVATETRFDPAYLDSVPFSARGGTDGFLDAFGPDAAICLLDELRRALA, encoded by the coding sequence GTGGCTCAGGAGTCGAGCGAGCTCGAAAGCCGGTTCCCGGACCTGGCTCTCGCGTCAGCCAATTTCGGATTCCTGCTTCCCTATGAGCCGCTACTTGTTCTCCACGGTGCTGCATGTGAGGCGCGTGCATCGGCTGCCCCCGCCGACTCAGTGGCGGCGGCACGTCAGTTCGGAGAGGTTCTCGCCGTCAAGCTCGGCCAGTTGACCGGGGTGCGGCTGCCCGTGGGCGACCAGTCGGCCCGCCTGCAGACCCTAGCCCGCGCCGGGGTGCTCACCGCGCAGGTTCTGGCCGCGTTTAAGGATCTTCACGGCTTCGACGGCGGCGAACTCGACGAGGAAGAGACAGCGGCGCACCTACTCGACTGCTGCTTTACGCTGGCCGTCTGGTTCTTCCGTGCCCTGACAGGCGACGCGGAGCCGATGGCCTTCGTCCATACCGAAGCGTCCGATCTGCGCGTTCTGGCGCAGCAGGTCGCAGTGCTGGAAGCGGCCCTGCCCCGTTTGCGCCGCGAGTTCGACCGCGTCGCGCCGGCGTCCCTGTCCGCCGCCGAGCGTGAGCAACTGATCGTCAGCGCGCGCGATGCCTCCTACGAGCCGCTGCGGGAAGCCGACATTGCCTCGGGAGTGCAGCGCAGGCTCGCCAAGGCGGGATGGGACGTCCTGGGCGCAGGTGCGGAAGATGAACTCAACCGCTCCCTCGGCTGCGTCCTGGTAGGACCCCGCCTGGCCGGAGGACACCGCGCCGACATGCTGCTGACGGTCGGCGGCCAGGTGGTCGGGATCATCGAGTGCAAAAGGGACGGCACCGATCTCACCGACGCCATGGAGCAGGCGGGCGCACTGGCCGAGGCCGCCACCGGCTCCTCGCCGTGGCCTGTCTGGCGCTCGCCGCTGCCGTACCGGTATGTGAGCGATGGCCGACGCCTGCTGTTCTGCGACGCCAATGAACCCGAACCCCACCCTCGCCTCGTCAGCGGCTTCCACCAGCCCCGCACGCTGGCCCGCTGGCAGCGCGAAGCGGAGGCGGACGGTGCGGCGCCGACCTACCGGGCCCGCCAGGCCGCCTACCTGCAGCGGCAGGACGAGGGGTTCGACCAACTGCGCATTGCCCAGCGCCGGGCGGTGCGGGCCATCGAGCAGGCCCTCGCGGCCGGTCAGCGGCGCGCACTGGTGCAGATGGCCACCGGCTCCGGGGCGAGCTTCACCGGGGTATTCACCGCCTACCGGCAGCTCCACTACGCGCGCGCGGGCCGGATCCTGTTCGTGACCGACCGCAAGCTCGCCGTGCACCAACTGATCGCTCAGCTAAGCCAGTTCAGCATGCCGGACGGAGGGCGCCCTCTCGATGACGTGTACCACGTCCAGGAACTGACCGCGCACGGCCTGGCCCCGTCGGCTTCGGTGGCCGTGGCCACGGTGCAGCGTCTGTCGGCCATGCTCGCCGACACGCCAGCACCCGAGGACGGATCCGAGAGCGTGGCGGCGTACGAGACCGCCGAACGGCAGGCGCATTCCGATGCCACGCCCCTGGAAGTGTCCTACTGCGAGGCGCTGCCGCCCGACGCGTTCGATCTCATCATCGTCGACGACTGCCACCGCGCGCTGTACGGACAGCGGCGCGCCCTTCTTGAATACTTCGACGCTCCCGTCGTCGGATTCAGCGCGACGCCGACCGCTACCGTGCTGGGATTCTTCAAGGGCAACCTGGTCGAGTCCTACAGCTACGAACAGGCCGTCGCCGACGGCGTCGCCGTGGACTACTCCCTCTACCAGATCCAGGTCGATGGCGACCGGCAGCCGGCGTTTGCCACCCCCGTCGACGCGGTCGGTGTGCAAGCCCGCAGCTCGCGCCGCGCCCGCTACGAGGACCTGGACGACGAGCTGGCCTTCACCGCGGGGCAGGGCCCGGCAAGGGCTGTCCCCTCTGAGCGCCTGGCCAAGGTGGTGACGGCTTTCCGTAACGCGCTGCCGACCCTGTTCCCCGACCGAATGCAGCACGGCAGCGGGCTCCTCGCGGTCCCCAAGACCATGGTGCTGGCGCAGGACGGACTCCATGCGGACGAGGTCGTGGAGCGCGTCCGCGACGTATTCGGCGCCGGGGACGTCTTCTGCCAGCGGATCACGCCGCGCGACGCTTATGCGGCGGAGCTGCTGCGGGAGTTCCGCACGACACCGCAGTTCCGGATCGCGGTCGTGACGGATCTGATCTCTGGGAACAGTGACATGCGGGTGATGGAGTGCCTGCTGATCCTGCGCGAGGTGCGCTCCGCCGCCTACTACGAGCAGCTACTGGCCATGGGAACGCAGACCATCTCGTCCGCGGAGTTGCGCGCCGTCACCCCGGGAGCGGATGCCAAGGCGCAGCTCGTTGTCGTCGACGCGGCGGGCGCTTCGCGTCACCTCCAGCCGCTGGTCAACGTGACGGATGCATCCGGGCAGAGGGGACGGGACGCCTTGGAGCGCCTGCTGCACCGAGCCACTGATGGCCGGGCAACGCCACAGGAGACAGCCGAACTCGCCGTCCGGCTCGCCCGGCTCATCCCCGCGCTCAGTGACGCCGACGGCGCCGAGATCCGCAAGCTGGCGGGCCGGCCTCTGCAGGAGCTGGTGACCCGTCTCCTCGACTCGGTCAACTCGGATCACCTGGCATCGCTGCGCCGGGCGGGAGGCAAGAGAGCCGTCGAGGATGAGCGGCGCGAGGCCCTCAACCCGCTCACCGAGGACCTCCAACTCCAAGAGGTGCTGCTCGACCTGTACGACCGGCCGACCCCTGCTCCGGGAACGACATCCGGCAGCCGGGGTCGCCGTCAAGACACGACGGTGGGCCGGCGCCTGGACGAGTTCGTCGAGCGGTCCGGACCCTTTAACTCCGCCCAGCTGTGGTGGATCGAGAAGATCGCGGATGTGGTGGCCACCGAGACGCGCTTCGACCCGGCGTATCTCGACAGCGTCCCCTTCTCGGCGCGCGGCGGCACGGACGGCTTCCTTGACGCCTTCGGGCCCGACGCCGCTATCTGCCTCCTGGACGAACTGCGCAGGGCCCTGGCGTGA
- a CDS encoding class I SAM-dependent DNA methyltransferase — protein sequence MNPTVSSRPGHDQALVDRLWNYANVLRDNGTSGLELIEQLSSLIVLKRANEQRQRPLNGRDILGFDAWEQLTSTERDYLIPAYEQILKQLAARPGTLGLLFRRAQNRIPDPALLHRLIVDVVDRYQWSSADIGAVFEALLARMSTDTKTGAGQYFTPRPLIEAIVQCVQPGIDDTVSDPACGTGGFLIKAFDYLVDHFPSGVTAAQRKRLDQGAFFGTELVDATARLATTNLILHGVTRADEIHPCITVGDALVRPPVRRATLVLTNPPFGRRSTSEEPYREDFWTLTTSRQLNFLQHIHSLLETDGRAAAVVPDSVLFEGGPGELIRQRLLSACDVHTLLRLPTGVFYAGGLKASVLFFDKPEPRPDGSPSTTRLWVYDLRSPHTSTAKSMTPAGPDYSDFVSAYRPGRPRSERVETPLFRSFAVQDLLARHGVNLDLQVAEPPPGPFALEEPEADLHRMAQEITAALGTALAEFASLTEALRPYGVHADGPDREAER from the coding sequence GTGAACCCCACCGTCTCCTCCCGCCCCGGACACGACCAGGCCCTGGTGGACCGGCTGTGGAACTACGCCAACGTGCTGCGCGACAACGGCACCTCGGGCCTAGAGCTCATCGAGCAGCTCTCCAGCCTGATCGTCCTCAAGCGCGCCAATGAGCAACGCCAACGCCCCCTCAACGGGCGCGACATCCTCGGCTTCGACGCATGGGAGCAGCTCACCTCGACCGAGCGCGACTACCTCATCCCTGCGTACGAGCAGATCCTGAAGCAGCTCGCCGCCCGGCCCGGAACGCTCGGGCTGCTCTTTCGGCGGGCACAAAACCGCATCCCGGACCCTGCCCTCCTACACCGCTTGATCGTCGACGTGGTGGACCGCTACCAGTGGTCCTCAGCCGACATCGGCGCTGTCTTCGAGGCGCTGCTGGCCCGCATGAGCACGGACACGAAGACCGGCGCCGGTCAGTACTTCACACCCCGGCCGCTGATCGAGGCGATCGTGCAGTGCGTGCAACCCGGCATCGACGACACGGTCTCCGACCCGGCCTGCGGCACCGGTGGCTTCCTGATCAAAGCCTTCGACTACCTGGTCGACCACTTTCCTTCAGGTGTCACCGCGGCTCAGCGTAAGCGGCTCGACCAAGGGGCCTTCTTCGGCACCGAACTCGTCGATGCCACCGCGCGGCTGGCCACGACGAACCTCATCCTGCACGGCGTCACCCGGGCCGACGAGATCCACCCGTGCATCACCGTCGGGGACGCGCTGGTCCGCCCACCGGTGCGGCGGGCGACGCTGGTGCTCACCAACCCTCCGTTCGGGCGCCGCTCCACCAGCGAGGAGCCCTACCGGGAGGACTTCTGGACCCTCACCACCAGCCGGCAGCTCAACTTCCTCCAGCACATCCACAGCCTGCTGGAGACCGACGGCCGCGCTGCTGCCGTGGTGCCCGACAGTGTGCTGTTCGAAGGCGGGCCGGGTGAGCTGATCCGGCAGCGCCTGCTGTCCGCGTGCGACGTCCACACCCTGCTGCGGCTTCCCACGGGCGTCTTCTACGCCGGCGGTCTCAAGGCCAGCGTCCTGTTCTTCGACAAGCCCGAACCGCGCCCCGACGGCAGCCCGTCCACGACACGGTTGTGGGTGTACGACCTGCGCTCCCCGCACACGTCGACGGCCAAGTCCATGACACCAGCCGGTCCCGACTACAGCGACTTCGTGTCCGCCTACCGGCCCGGCCGACCCCGCAGCGAACGAGTCGAGACCCCCCTTTTCCGATCCTTCGCCGTCCAGGACCTGCTCGCCCGGCACGGCGTCAACCTGGACCTTCAGGTTGCTGAACCCCCGCCCGGGCCCTTCGCACTGGAAGAGCCCGAGGCCGACCTGCACCGCATGGCCCAGGAGATCACCGCTGCACTGGGCACCGCCCTAGCCGAATTCGCCTCCCTGACTGAAGCACTGCGCCCCTATGGTGTGCACGCGGACGGCCCGGATCGTGAGGCGGAGCGGTGA
- a CDS encoding AAA family ATPase — MRLLRLRLPSYQGLRHFELDLTGALDGGHAIATLIGPNGGGKSRALHALAEIFGALHRPGRRAAFAFELDYEVHDRTVRVVQTSPDTSPELTVDTSLGRPIRAAREVWAQHLPDHVFGYQAHAQAPWSSEFDQHRLFAARLVGQWRRQWMTDFDQWRAHHAPNEGELWTEQLTLPINCPLYTPVFLCTPAHLPLLLLAQTTHWSDSFGTYLRRHSYLQRVTSAVLRIRAPRAARAPHLAALPYWGLGGPARTLFAAAAESGRFGLIPDADPVDGAGSPADGFQIVLGTAEDVRAFRNLFDSDLSMFGLLATLLDAGYLTVDVRLEKPGALTVGLNDLSSGEQQLLTILGLLRLQRAHESLFLLDEPDSHFHPEWSRRWYSSVRSVLGPHQHSQFLTATHEPLLVSNMTREQIRVVTTDEEGWATAVLPRANPRGQGAGGLLTTDLFGLPTQLDEHTQELIDRQYALLPEADGDPVKQAALRDVTAQLDAMDFPTSDRDPLVAALLAELHRRRLALLEAAQGPNPPSPEQLQTLVAELFHERFSSVI, encoded by the coding sequence GTGCGGCTGCTGCGACTGAGACTTCCCTCCTACCAGGGCCTGCGTCACTTCGAGCTGGACCTCACCGGCGCCCTCGATGGCGGCCATGCCATTGCCACCCTGATCGGCCCCAACGGCGGCGGCAAGTCCCGGGCCCTGCACGCGCTCGCCGAGATCTTCGGCGCCCTACACCGGCCAGGCCGCCGTGCGGCCTTCGCCTTCGAACTCGACTACGAGGTCCACGACAGGACGGTCCGGGTCGTTCAAACCTCCCCCGACACCTCACCCGAGCTAACCGTGGACACCTCCCTGGGCCGACCGATACGCGCGGCCCGCGAAGTGTGGGCGCAGCATCTGCCCGATCACGTCTTCGGCTACCAGGCGCACGCCCAGGCTCCCTGGAGCAGCGAGTTCGACCAGCACCGCCTCTTCGCCGCCCGCCTCGTCGGCCAATGGCGCCGACAGTGGATGACGGACTTCGACCAGTGGCGCGCACACCACGCCCCGAACGAAGGCGAGCTGTGGACAGAGCAGCTCACCCTGCCCATCAACTGCCCCCTGTACACGCCGGTGTTCCTGTGTACGCCCGCGCACCTGCCGCTGCTGCTCCTCGCGCAGACCACCCACTGGTCCGACTCGTTCGGCACCTATCTGCGCCGCCACTCCTACCTCCAGCGTGTGACCTCTGCGGTCCTGCGGATCCGCGCGCCACGCGCCGCACGCGCCCCGCACCTGGCCGCCCTCCCGTACTGGGGCCTGGGCGGGCCCGCCCGCACCCTGTTCGCGGCCGCCGCCGAATCGGGGCGGTTCGGTCTAATCCCCGATGCCGACCCGGTGGACGGAGCCGGCAGCCCCGCCGACGGGTTCCAGATCGTCCTGGGCACCGCAGAAGATGTTCGCGCCTTCCGTAACCTCTTCGACAGCGATCTGTCGATGTTCGGCCTGCTCGCCACCTTGCTGGATGCCGGCTACCTCACCGTCGACGTCCGCCTGGAAAAACCCGGCGCGCTCACCGTCGGCCTGAACGACCTGAGCTCGGGGGAGCAGCAACTCCTGACCATTTTGGGCCTGCTGAGGCTCCAGCGGGCACATGAGTCGCTGTTCCTGCTGGACGAACCCGACTCCCACTTCCACCCCGAGTGGAGTCGGCGCTGGTACTCCTCCGTACGCAGCGTGCTGGGACCGCATCAGCACTCGCAGTTCCTCACCGCCACCCACGAACCGCTCCTGGTGTCCAACATGACCCGCGAGCAGATCCGCGTCGTCACCACCGACGAGGAGGGCTGGGCCACCGCAGTGCTGCCCCGGGCCAACCCGCGGGGACAAGGCGCCGGCGGTCTGCTGACCACCGACCTGTTCGGCCTGCCCACCCAACTGGATGAACACACCCAGGAACTGATCGACCGCCAGTACGCGCTGCTCCCTGAGGCGGACGGCGACCCGGTCAAACAGGCTGCATTGCGCGACGTTACCGCCCAGCTCGACGCCATGGACTTTCCCACCTCCGACCGCGATCCGCTCGTGGCGGCCCTCCTCGCCGAGCTCCACCGCAGACGCCTCGCACTCCTCGAGGCCGCGCAGGGACCCAACCCGCCCTCGCCCGAACAACTGCAGACCCTGGTCGCCGAACTGTTCCACGAGCGTTTCTCGTCGGTGATCTGA